In the genome of Pseudarthrobacter sp. IC2-21, one region contains:
- a CDS encoding GNAT family N-acetyltransferase, which translates to MIEPHQLTESVTMRLLRPGDAAALCAAYLRNRDYLSPWEPVRPGEYFTEDWQAADIAGRLAAHEAGEGCPFGLFAGKRLVGRFNVAGIVRGPFQSAGLGYWVDSEYAGRGVASAAVRRIVAVARDELGLHRLEASTLLHNIGSQRVLQKAGFQQIGMAPQYLQIAGKWQDHNLYQVLLHA; encoded by the coding sequence ATGATTGAGCCGCACCAGCTGACCGAGAGCGTCACAATGCGTCTATTGCGTCCGGGCGATGCGGCGGCGCTTTGCGCCGCTTACCTACGCAACCGTGACTACCTTTCCCCGTGGGAGCCGGTTCGGCCCGGGGAGTACTTCACGGAGGACTGGCAGGCTGCCGACATCGCCGGCCGTCTCGCGGCGCATGAGGCAGGGGAGGGATGCCCCTTCGGCCTGTTTGCCGGCAAGCGACTTGTGGGCCGGTTCAACGTGGCCGGCATCGTGCGGGGGCCGTTTCAGAGTGCGGGGCTCGGGTACTGGGTCGATAGCGAGTACGCTGGCCGGGGCGTAGCGTCCGCTGCGGTGCGGCGCATCGTTGCGGTGGCCCGCGACGAACTGGGGCTCCACCGCCTTGAGGCCAGCACGCTGCTGCACAACATCGGCTCGCAACGGGTCCTCCAAAAGGCCGGATTCCAACAGATTGGCATGGCGCCGCAGTATCTGCAGATCGCCGGAAAGTGGCAGGATCACAACCTTTACCAGGTGCTCCTGCACGCCTGA